Proteins encoded in a region of the Mariprofundus ferrinatatus genome:
- a CDS encoding DUF1905 domain-containing protein — MDRLHYRITAALWLYQGKAAWHFLTLPKAESDEIRFFSRDKRSAWGSLRVTATIGDTTWNTSLFPDSKLGAYVLPVKAEVRRRENIGAGDMVTVALEIAV, encoded by the coding sequence ATGGATCGTTTGCATTACCGGATCACGGCAGCGTTGTGGCTCTATCAGGGCAAGGCGGCCTGGCATTTTCTGACACTGCCGAAGGCCGAGTCGGACGAAATCCGCTTCTTCAGTCGTGACAAGCGAAGTGCCTGGGGCTCGCTTCGTGTGACAGCCACGATCGGCGACACAACCTGGAACACCTCACTGTTTCCCGACTCGAAGCTGGGTGCCTATGTGCTGCCGGTGAAGGCGGAGGTGCGCAGACGAGAAAACATCGGGGCTGGCGATATGGTGACTGTCGCGCTGGAGATCGCTGTTTAG
- the dcd gene encoding dCTP deaminase → MSIKSDKWIRRMAQEHGMIEPFVDGQVKKREDGVGMVSYGLSSYGYDVRCSDEFKIFTNINSAIVDPKDFDANSFVDVKSDVCIIPPNSFALARTMEYMRIPRSVLTICLGKSTYARCGIIVNVTPLEPEWEGHVTLEFSNTTPLPAKIYAGEGVAQFLFLESDEECETSYKDKSGKYQGQTGVTVPRL, encoded by the coding sequence ATGTCCATCAAATCGGATAAGTGGATTCGCCGTATGGCGCAGGAACACGGCATGATCGAGCCGTTTGTCGACGGTCAGGTCAAAAAGCGCGAGGACGGTGTTGGCATGGTCTCCTATGGCCTCTCCTCCTACGGTTACGACGTGCGCTGCTCTGACGAATTCAAGATCTTCACCAACATCAACTCTGCCATCGTCGACCCGAAAGACTTCGATGCCAACAGCTTTGTCGATGTGAAATCCGACGTCTGCATCATCCCGCCCAACTCATTCGCACTGGCTCGCACCATGGAGTACATGCGTATTCCGCGCTCGGTACTGACCATCTGCCTCGGCAAATCGACCTATGCCCGTTGCGGCATTATCGTCAACGTCACGCCGCTGGAGCCCGAGTGGGAGGGGCATGTAACGCTCGAGTTCTCCAACACCACGCCGCTGCCAGCCAAGATTTATGCCGGTGAGGGGGTAGCCCAGTTTCTCTTCCTGGAATCGGATGAAGAGTGTGAGACCTCGTACAAGGACAAGTCAGGCAAATACCAGGGCCAGACCGGCGTCACCGTTCCGCGCCTGTAA
- the leuC gene encoding 3-isopropylmalate dehydratase large subunit has translation MAQTLFDKVWQQHVVKQNDDGSTLLYIDRHLVHEVTSPQAFEGLRIAGRKPWKVSASVATPDHNVPTTDRSNGIEDAVSRAQVEALDANCEEFGITEFGMNDIRQGVVHVMGPEQGLILPGMTVVCGDSHTSTHGAFGSIAMGIGTSEVEHVLATQCLIQKKPKVMRINVEGDLHAGITGKDIALYIIEQIGTAGGTGYALEFAGPAIRSLSMEGRMSLCNMAIEAGARCGMVAVDDTTIDYVKGRPYAPKGDEWVRAEAMWRELYSDDDADFEAELAFSASDIAPQVSWGTSPEMVLPVTGSIPYPDDARDEVQKAGWTRALEYMGLTAGTPIEEITIDKVFIGSCTNGRIEDFRAAAAVVKGRKVAANVKLALAVPGSGLVKQQAEAEGLDAIFREAGFEWREPGCSMCLAMNADRLEPEERCASTSNRNFEGRQGMGGRTHLVSPAMAAAAGIAGHFVDIRDWS, from the coding sequence ATGGCACAGACCTTATTCGACAAAGTTTGGCAGCAGCATGTGGTGAAGCAGAATGATGACGGCTCCACACTGCTCTACATCGACCGCCACCTGGTGCATGAAGTGACCAGCCCGCAGGCATTTGAGGGCCTGCGCATTGCCGGGCGCAAGCCCTGGAAGGTGAGTGCTTCCGTGGCGACCCCTGATCACAATGTGCCGACCACAGACCGCAGCAACGGTATTGAAGATGCTGTTTCGCGTGCTCAGGTGGAGGCGCTGGATGCCAACTGTGAAGAGTTCGGCATCACAGAGTTCGGTATGAACGATATTCGTCAGGGTGTTGTGCATGTGATGGGTCCCGAGCAGGGGTTGATCCTGCCAGGCATGACTGTGGTTTGTGGTGATTCGCATACCTCCACGCACGGCGCTTTCGGCTCCATTGCGATGGGCATCGGCACATCTGAGGTGGAGCATGTGCTGGCCACCCAGTGTCTGATCCAGAAGAAGCCGAAGGTGATGCGCATCAATGTCGAGGGTGATCTGCACGCCGGCATTACAGGCAAGGATATAGCGCTCTATATCATTGAACAGATCGGCACTGCAGGCGGAACAGGTTATGCGCTGGAGTTTGCAGGCCCGGCTATCCGTTCTCTCTCCATGGAGGGGCGCATGAGCCTCTGCAACATGGCGATTGAGGCGGGTGCACGCTGCGGCATGGTGGCTGTGGATGATACCACGATCGATTATGTGAAGGGGCGCCCTTACGCGCCAAAGGGAGATGAGTGGGTCAGGGCCGAGGCGATGTGGCGCGAACTCTACTCTGATGATGATGCCGATTTTGAAGCTGAGCTGGCGTTTTCAGCCTCCGACATAGCGCCGCAGGTAAGCTGGGGTACCAGCCCTGAAATGGTGCTGCCGGTTACTGGAAGTATCCCGTACCCGGATGATGCAAGAGATGAGGTGCAGAAAGCGGGCTGGACCAGGGCGCTTGAATACATGGGTCTTACTGCCGGCACCCCGATCGAAGAGATAACCATCGACAAGGTGTTTATCGGTTCCTGCACCAACGGTCGTATTGAAGATTTCCGCGCTGCGGCTGCTGTCGTGAAGGGCAGGAAGGTGGCGGCTAATGTAAAGCTGGCGCTGGCCGTTCCGGGCTCCGGGCTGGTGAAACAGCAGGCTGAGGCTGAGGGGCTGGATGCGATCTTCCGCGAGGCAGGGTTCGAATGGCGCGAGCCCGGATGTTCAATGTGTCTGGCGATGAACGCCGACCGTCTGGAGCCGGAAGAGCGTTGCGCCTCCACCTCCAACCGCAACTTTGAAGGGCGTCAGGGCATGGGCGGACGAACCCATCTGGTCAGCCCGGCCATGGCGGCAGCGGCAGGTATTGCCGGCCACTTCGTCGATATTCGCGACTGGTCATAA
- a CDS encoding site-specific tyrosine recombinase XerD: MAVNDLQSEEKITGLLQRLAMLRGWSSKTTQSYRSDLLHAEAFFQQAKSSLSEAGQQQVLDYLASLSRAGLKESTIQRRRSALSTWFSYLQDQGFREDHPARHLPKLRKSRPLPKLISEQSVEALINAPDAHTTTGLRDRTMLEVLYATGLRVSELVELRLSHVDLAAGLVRVIGKGDKERLVPFGAEAANWLQAWLAVRPREPSSPFLFAGRAGRPMTRQNFWLRIKQYAVQAGISPLPSPHTLRHAFATHLLNHGADLRAVQMLLGHAHVTTTEIYTHVTRARLHDVVNRSHPLGRG, encoded by the coding sequence ATGGCGGTCAATGATTTGCAAAGTGAGGAGAAGATTACCGGTCTGCTGCAGCGGCTGGCGATGCTTCGTGGCTGGTCTTCGAAAACAACCCAGTCGTACCGTTCGGATCTGTTGCATGCCGAGGCTTTTTTCCAGCAGGCGAAATCTTCGCTTAGTGAGGCAGGGCAGCAGCAGGTGCTCGACTACCTTGCCTCTCTTTCGCGTGCCGGCCTGAAGGAGAGCACCATCCAGCGCCGCCGCAGTGCACTCTCCACCTGGTTCAGCTACCTGCAGGATCAGGGCTTCAGGGAGGATCACCCTGCCAGACACCTGCCAAAACTGCGCAAGAGCCGCCCCCTTCCAAAACTGATCAGTGAGCAGAGCGTGGAGGCGCTGATCAATGCGCCCGATGCGCACACGACCACCGGGCTGCGCGACCGCACCATGCTAGAGGTTCTCTATGCCACGGGACTACGGGTCAGTGAGTTGGTGGAGCTTCGCCTCTCTCATGTCGATCTCGCGGCCGGGCTCGTACGGGTGATCGGCAAGGGTGACAAGGAGCGGCTGGTGCCTTTTGGCGCCGAAGCGGCGAACTGGTTGCAGGCGTGGCTTGCCGTGCGTCCGAGGGAGCCATCCTCTCCCTTTCTGTTTGCCGGCCGCGCCGGCCGCCCGATGACCAGACAGAACTTCTGGTTGCGTATCAAACAGTATGCCGTGCAGGCCGGCATCTCACCGCTGCCATCGCCGCATACGCTGCGACACGCATTTGCCACCCACCTGCTCAATCACGGTGCAGATCTGCGTGCAGTTCAGATGCTGCTCGGACATGCGCATGTGACAACGACGGAGATCTATACGCATGTAACGCGCGCGCGCCTGCACGATGTCGTCAATCGCAGTCATCCGCTCGGCAGGGGTTGA
- the rnr gene encoding ribonuclease R: MSRKKSKPAGKFKWPEKPARRRDSEQRSEDRCSSDERRSGRKPPRQGASHRGHKVRGDRKPSRNEQQTYTGKVSAHPDGFGFVDVEGREKGLFLPHEQMRDLMHGDIVEVRPVQSRGRESAEVVRIVEHAPTILVGQFVIQGGVGIVQPRSRKMPQTILITRGDANGATEGNWVRIKITRGPGHLRGKVLEILGDNLSPSALIDLIVAEQQLSETFPPAVLAEANRFSDTVDENAIKGRKDLRQLPFVTIDGEDARDFDDAICVLPRGEGFEAWVAIADVAQYVQPQSALDIEALERSNSFYFPDRVIPMLPEKLSNGLCSLNPHVARLAMTVRMRFDANGKRHSIHVYESVIHSQARLTYTQAARWIEDRDITAIESEAARNMLDDATRLFHKLEKKREQRGALDLDMPELRATLENNTVTDICESPRNSAHRLIEEMMLAANTAVAEFMEARECALLYRVHAPPERQAIETLNEFLGPFGLFVNLPKAKAEDANVRPGSVQRVLEQSEGKPFAHVLHRLVLRSLQRAEYTPENQGHFGLAYKSYTHFTSPIRRYADLIIHRRLKALISGIDPNKVQHKSTLAAIGTQTSTQERKQQRAEWDTQAMLAALFHQKDVGKRMPARIAGLTSRRIFFELEPTMAEGSLAVDDLPGSFILDETGHRLVARSGGASYHLGDQLEVVIDSVDPVRGVINVSIA; this comes from the coding sequence GTGTCAAGAAAGAAAAGTAAACCTGCCGGAAAATTCAAATGGCCGGAAAAACCTGCCCGACGCAGAGACAGTGAACAGCGCAGCGAGGATCGCTGCAGCAGTGATGAGAGGCGCAGCGGAAGGAAACCGCCACGTCAGGGCGCTTCGCACCGTGGCCACAAAGTTCGGGGCGACAGAAAACCTTCTCGCAATGAACAGCAGACCTATACAGGCAAAGTATCCGCACATCCGGATGGCTTTGGTTTTGTCGATGTGGAGGGGCGTGAGAAAGGGCTCTTCCTGCCACATGAGCAGATGCGTGACCTTATGCACGGCGATATCGTAGAAGTCCGCCCGGTGCAAAGCCGCGGACGCGAATCGGCTGAAGTGGTTCGCATTGTCGAGCACGCCCCAACCATACTGGTAGGCCAGTTTGTCATTCAGGGCGGTGTCGGCATCGTACAACCCCGCTCTCGAAAAATGCCGCAGACTATCCTGATTACCCGAGGCGACGCGAACGGCGCCACCGAGGGCAACTGGGTACGCATTAAGATCACCCGCGGCCCCGGACACCTGCGCGGCAAAGTACTGGAGATACTTGGCGACAACCTCTCGCCTTCCGCACTGATCGACCTGATCGTGGCCGAGCAACAGCTCTCCGAAACATTCCCGCCTGCCGTGTTAGCGGAGGCAAACCGTTTTTCCGACACGGTCGATGAGAATGCGATCAAGGGGCGCAAGGATCTCAGGCAGCTTCCTTTTGTTACCATTGATGGCGAAGATGCCCGCGACTTCGATGATGCGATCTGTGTACTGCCCCGCGGTGAAGGCTTTGAGGCGTGGGTGGCGATTGCCGATGTTGCCCAGTATGTGCAGCCGCAATCAGCCCTGGACATTGAAGCACTGGAGCGCAGCAACTCTTTCTACTTCCCCGACCGGGTCATCCCGATGCTTCCTGAGAAGCTCTCCAACGGACTCTGCTCGCTAAATCCGCATGTGGCTCGACTGGCGATGACAGTACGCATGCGCTTTGATGCCAATGGCAAGCGTCACTCCATCCATGTTTATGAATCAGTGATTCATTCTCAGGCACGCCTCACCTACACGCAGGCAGCCCGCTGGATCGAGGATCGGGATATCACAGCCATCGAAAGTGAAGCCGCTCGCAATATGCTTGATGATGCCACCCGCCTGTTCCACAAGCTGGAGAAAAAACGGGAACAGCGCGGTGCACTTGATCTTGATATGCCGGAGTTGCGTGCAACACTGGAGAACAACACCGTCACCGATATATGCGAGAGCCCGCGCAACAGCGCCCACCGCCTGATCGAGGAGATGATGCTGGCCGCCAACACCGCCGTTGCCGAATTCATGGAGGCGCGTGAATGTGCCCTGCTCTACCGCGTACATGCGCCACCGGAGCGGCAGGCGATTGAAACCCTGAACGAGTTTCTCGGCCCGTTCGGCCTGTTCGTCAATTTACCCAAAGCCAAAGCTGAAGATGCAAACGTGCGTCCGGGCAGTGTGCAACGGGTACTGGAGCAGTCAGAAGGCAAACCGTTTGCCCATGTTCTGCACAGGCTGGTACTGCGCTCCCTGCAGAGGGCGGAGTATACACCGGAGAATCAGGGGCACTTCGGACTGGCTTATAAATCCTATACCCATTTTACCAGCCCAATCCGCCGCTATGCCGACCTGATCATACATCGCCGCCTGAAAGCACTTATCAGCGGCATCGACCCCAACAAGGTTCAGCACAAGAGTACACTGGCCGCTATTGGCACGCAGACTTCGACGCAGGAGCGCAAACAGCAGCGGGCCGAGTGGGATACGCAGGCGATGCTGGCCGCCCTTTTCCACCAAAAGGATGTCGGCAAGCGCATGCCGGCGCGTATCGCAGGACTGACCAGTCGCCGCATCTTCTTCGAACTTGAGCCGACCATGGCCGAGGGCTCGCTGGCCGTGGACGACCTTCCGGGTTCGTTTATACTTGATGAGACAGGCCATCGGCTTGTTGCCCGCAGCGGCGGCGCCTCTTACCACCTTGGCGACCAGCTTGAGGTAGTTATCGATTCGGTTGATCCGGTGCGCGGTGTGATCAATGTAAGCATAGCCTGA
- the metF gene encoding methylenetetrahydrofolate reductase [NAD(P)H] codes for MKLSEILSSANKPLFSCEFFPPKTDKGEENLWNCLRELQAVNPAYVSVTYGAGGTTQDRTKGIVTRIKDETGLSPVAHLTCVGATKEQLGELLADYQAAGIQNILALRGDAPEGMDRFEAVAGGFSHATDLIAFLREQGDFSIACATYPEGHPESKGGVRDDIRYLKMKQDNGADCAITQYFFDNEAFFRFRDSCDAAGITMPIIPGIMPIGNFDQIVRFSSMCGATIPAWLHEQMSPISDNPDAVAGLGIELAVKQCAELLENGAPGLHIYTLNKSAASIAIHERIRGYL; via the coding sequence ATGAAACTTTCTGAAATACTCAGCTCGGCCAACAAGCCCCTCTTCTCCTGCGAATTTTTCCCGCCCAAGACCGACAAGGGCGAAGAGAATCTCTGGAACTGCCTGCGTGAACTGCAGGCGGTCAACCCGGCCTATGTCTCGGTGACTTACGGTGCAGGCGGCACCACACAGGACCGCACCAAGGGGATCGTTACCCGCATCAAGGATGAGACCGGCCTCTCGCCCGTTGCGCACCTGACATGTGTGGGTGCAACCAAAGAGCAGCTGGGCGAACTGCTCGCGGATTACCAGGCTGCCGGCATCCAGAACATTCTGGCGCTGCGTGGCGATGCACCCGAAGGCATGGACAGATTCGAGGCGGTAGCCGGAGGTTTTTCCCACGCCACCGACCTGATCGCATTTTTGAGAGAACAGGGCGACTTCTCCATCGCCTGCGCCACCTATCCCGAGGGGCATCCCGAATCGAAGGGGGGTGTTCGTGATGACATCCGCTACCTGAAGATGAAGCAGGACAACGGTGCGGATTGCGCCATCACGCAGTATTTCTTCGATAACGAGGCCTTCTTCCGCTTCCGTGATAGTTGTGATGCTGCCGGCATCACCATGCCGATCATTCCGGGCATCATGCCGATCGGCAATTTTGATCAGATTGTGCGCTTCTCATCGATGTGCGGAGCAACCATTCCTGCCTGGCTGCATGAACAGATGAGCCCGATCAGTGACAATCCTGATGCAGTTGCCGGGCTTGGCATTGAGCTTGCCGTTAAACAGTGCGCCGAACTGCTTGAGAACGGAGCGCCGGGACTGCATATCTATACCCTGAACAAGTCGGCAGCGAGCATCGCCATTCACGAGCGTATCCGGGGATATCTGTAA
- a CDS encoding bile acid:sodium symporter family protein, which translates to MLWRALSEKMALFTLIFALIAYLYPPAFLIFKDVFLWCFAATMFALGVVLKPEEARAAITRPATIALGVTTQFLIMPTLGFVAAAIAVWQGATPAMALGFIIVGCAPGAMASNVITYLAGGAVAFSIAMTMVATTLSPLLTPTLVEILGSAYMEIPFWPMMQTILLTVVLPLGLGMMLRTRLGSRIRQAEVIAPGIASIAIIIICGYAVAGNHERIGETPLIVIALVVLLNGLGYLLGWLAGRLFRFERSYRITLSIEIGMQNAGLGVALALKHFEPETALPGALFAVWCIVTAAGMTSWLHKRKAEIPAAI; encoded by the coding sequence ATGCTCTGGAGAGCACTCTCTGAAAAGATGGCGCTCTTTACGCTCATCTTTGCACTGATCGCCTACCTCTACCCTCCTGCATTCCTGATTTTCAAGGATGTTTTTCTCTGGTGCTTTGCAGCCACGATGTTTGCGCTCGGAGTAGTGCTTAAGCCTGAAGAGGCGCGAGCGGCCATCACCAGGCCTGCAACCATCGCACTTGGCGTAACCACCCAGTTCCTGATTATGCCGACACTCGGCTTTGTCGCCGCCGCGATTGCAGTCTGGCAGGGCGCAACGCCCGCCATGGCCCTCGGTTTTATCATTGTAGGCTGCGCACCGGGGGCGATGGCCAGCAACGTGATCACCTATCTCGCCGGCGGTGCAGTCGCATTCTCGATTGCCATGACCATGGTCGCCACCACGCTCTCACCGCTGCTGACACCTACACTTGTCGAGATTCTCGGCAGCGCCTACATGGAGATACCCTTCTGGCCGATGATGCAGACGATCCTGCTTACGGTCGTGCTGCCGCTGGGGCTCGGCATGATGCTGCGCACCCGGCTCGGCAGCAGGATCAGGCAGGCTGAGGTTATTGCCCCCGGCATCGCATCCATTGCCATTATCATTATCTGCGGTTATGCCGTGGCGGGGAATCACGAGCGCATTGGTGAAACACCGCTCATCGTGATTGCGCTGGTGGTGCTGCTCAACGGACTGGGCTACCTGCTCGGGTGGCTTGCCGGCAGACTCTTCAGGTTTGAACGCAGCTATCGCATCACGCTAAGTATTGAGATCGGCATGCAGAATGCAGGCCTCGGTGTGGCGCTGGCTTTGAAACATTTTGAACCGGAAACAGCGCTGCCGGGGGCGCTTTTTGCTGTCTGGTGTATTGTCACAGCAGCCGGCATGACAAGCTGGCTGCACAAACGCAAGGCGGAGATACCTGCCGCCATCTGA
- a CDS encoding HD domain-containing phosphohydrolase encodes MPRILVADDNVEWLSSLEELFSSEGFEVDAVKNGIEALDAAKKNPPDVIFTDLLMPEMDGFTLCNKLKARPETKDVPVIFCSGYFHEKDQKKLEQALGVAHFIRKPVEFDTIIKLVEKVLSDGKALHVEPAVAAEAHPDLQGIYNTTMLDKLTGMVDMLHKERQTYKDLLLRFNSLTDSASDAIIITNDSDEICYWNRAAEGYFQYSQDEVLKESLSIIIPDQMRLLDEKGLLGLLSSSEVTESGGFFEMVAHRKDGSFFPAELSHSTWQEGESTFHSIIIRDVTQRKGLENQLRKNLEGFIGAVAKFVEARDPYTAGHQRKVGELAVAIAQNLGLDEHTIEGIHFGGMIHDIGKISVPAEILSKPSRLTNAEYEIIKSHPSIGYDILKDIEFPWPVADIVNQHHERQDGSGYPQGLSGDEIALEAKIVSVADVVDAITSHRPYRPSLGLDEALEEIRKNRGTLYDPVVVDACLEVVPHFDFTRK; translated from the coding sequence ATGCCCCGTATCCTTGTAGCTGATGACAATGTTGAATGGCTATCCTCGCTCGAGGAGCTTTTCTCATCTGAAGGTTTTGAGGTCGATGCTGTAAAAAACGGTATCGAGGCGCTTGATGCCGCCAAAAAAAATCCGCCGGATGTTATCTTTACCGATCTGCTGATGCCTGAAATGGATGGCTTTACGCTCTGTAATAAGCTGAAGGCAAGGCCTGAAACCAAAGATGTTCCGGTCATCTTCTGCAGTGGTTATTTCCATGAAAAGGATCAGAAGAAGCTGGAGCAGGCGCTGGGTGTTGCCCACTTTATCCGCAAGCCTGTCGAGTTTGATACGATAATCAAACTCGTCGAAAAGGTGCTGAGTGATGGCAAGGCGCTTCATGTGGAGCCTGCCGTGGCGGCGGAAGCGCACCCTGATCTGCAGGGAATCTACAACACCACCATGCTGGATAAGCTTACCGGCATGGTCGATATGCTGCATAAGGAGCGCCAGACCTATAAAGACCTTCTGCTGCGTTTTAACTCGCTGACCGATTCCGCATCGGACGCCATTATTATTACCAATGACAGTGATGAGATCTGCTACTGGAACCGCGCAGCGGAGGGCTACTTTCAATACAGCCAGGATGAGGTGCTTAAAGAATCGCTTTCGATCATTATTCCTGATCAGATGCGTCTGCTTGATGAGAAGGGGTTGCTGGGCTTACTGAGCTCCAGCGAGGTCACTGAGAGCGGGGGCTTTTTCGAAATGGTGGCGCACCGCAAAGACGGGTCGTTTTTTCCTGCCGAGCTCTCCCACTCAACCTGGCAGGAGGGGGAGTCCACCTTCCACAGCATTATCATTCGCGATGTCACTCAGCGCAAAGGGCTGGAGAATCAGCTGCGCAAGAACCTTGAAGGGTTTATCGGGGCGGTGGCGAAGTTTGTTGAAGCGCGCGACCCCTATACTGCCGGCCACCAGCGTAAGGTGGGTGAGCTGGCCGTTGCCATTGCCCAGAATCTCGGGCTGGATGAGCACACAATCGAGGGTATCCATTTCGGCGGCATGATTCACGATATCGGCAAGATTTCTGTGCCTGCTGAGATACTCTCCAAGCCATCCAGGCTTACGAATGCAGAGTACGAAATCATTAAGTCACATCCATCGATCGGATACGATATTTTGAAGGATATCGAATTTCCGTGGCCGGTTGCAGATATCGTGAACCAGCACCATGAGCGACAGGACGGTAGTGGTTACCCGCAGGGCTTGAGCGGTGACGAGATTGCCTTAGAAGCGAAGATCGTTTCGGTAGCCGATGTGGTGGATGCGATCACCTCACACCGTCCCTACAGGCCGTCGCTGGGGCTTGATGAGGCTCTGGAAGAGATTCGCAAGAACAGGGGCACCCTCTACGACCCCGTGGTTGTCGATGCCTGCCTTGAGGTTGTACCACACTTCGATTTCACCCGTAAATAA
- a CDS encoding citrate synthase, whose product MADSDATEESIACFSPGLAGIPVAESAVSYVDGKLGHLEYRGIDIEQLAERSSFEETSYLLLYGKLPTANELAAFDAELRHHRRIKFRIRDMMKCFPESAHPMDSLQATVAALGMFYPFPKSLEGELGPKTVHQVCVNLIAKLPTLVAAHARMRHGDDPIAPRDDLSHAANFYYMLTGEKPYPLTERILDVAFIVHAEHEMNASTFSTLVTASTHADPYTSISAAIGSLSGPLHGGANEDVLHMLNEIGSVENVEAYLNGKLERKEKIAGLGHRVYKTRDPRATLLVKLYKQLTDKIGVDTDYQIARQVERLSESTLGAKGVCPNVDFYSGIVYRKLGIPTDIFTPIFAIARVSGWLAHWKEQLGNGRIYRPSQIYTGKRDQSYIPLEDR is encoded by the coding sequence ATGGCAGATAGTGATGCAACTGAAGAGTCGATAGCCTGTTTTTCTCCCGGCCTTGCCGGTATTCCGGTGGCCGAATCGGCTGTTTCATATGTTGATGGCAAGCTGGGGCACCTTGAGTATCGCGGTATCGATATCGAACAGCTGGCTGAGAGATCATCATTTGAGGAGACCTCCTACCTGCTGCTCTACGGTAAGCTGCCGACTGCCAATGAGCTGGCCGCGTTCGATGCGGAACTGCGCCACCACCGACGCATCAAGTTCCGCATTCGCGACATGATGAAATGTTTCCCCGAATCGGCACATCCGATGGACTCCCTGCAGGCCACAGTCGCCGCACTGGGTATGTTCTACCCGTTTCCGAAATCGCTGGAAGGGGAGCTGGGTCCGAAGACCGTGCATCAGGTCTGCGTTAACCTTATTGCCAAGTTGCCGACACTGGTGGCAGCGCATGCACGCATGCGTCATGGCGATGACCCTATTGCACCTCGCGATGACCTTTCCCATGCGGCCAATTTCTACTACATGCTGACAGGCGAAAAGCCTTACCCGCTGACCGAACGCATTCTTGATGTGGCTTTTATTGTACATGCCGAACATGAGATGAATGCCAGTACCTTCTCAACGCTGGTGACTGCCTCTACCCATGCCGATCCCTACACCTCGATCAGTGCAGCCATCGGCTCGCTCTCGGGCCCGCTGCACGGCGGTGCCAACGAGGATGTACTGCATATGCTCAACGAGATCGGTTCGGTTGAAAATGTCGAGGCCTACCTCAATGGCAAGCTTGAGCGCAAAGAGAAGATTGCTGGTCTTGGCCACCGTGTTTACAAGACCCGCGATCCGCGTGCCACGCTGCTGGTCAAGCTCTACAAACAGCTGACCGATAAAATCGGTGTCGATACCGATTACCAGATTGCCCGTCAGGTGGAGAGACTCTCCGAGAGCACGCTGGGCGCCAAGGGCGTCTGCCCGAATGTTGATTTCTATTCCGGCATTGTATATCGCAAGCTGGGCATTCCGACCGACATCTTCACGCCGATCTTTGCTATCGCCCGTGTCTCCGGCTGGCTGGCGCACTGGAAGGAGCAGCTCGGCAACGGCCGCATCTACCGGCCCTCGCAGATCTATACCGGCAAGCGCGATCAGAGCTATATCCCGCTCGAGGATCGGTAA
- the leuD gene encoding 3-isopropylmalate dehydratase small subunit has translation MQAFTTLNGLVAPMDRANVDTDAIIPKQFLKSIKRTGYGPFLFDEWRYEDRGEPEMDCTHRPKRAGFVLNQPRYQGAQVLLARENFGCGSSREHAPWAILDYGFTCVIAPSFADIFYNNCFKNGILPIVLSDAIVDQLFKETYGSEGYALTIDLQAQTVTTPSGESFSFEVDAFRKHCLLNGLDDIGLTLTNADDIRSYEARRKAEAPWLF, from the coding sequence ATGCAGGCATTTACTACACTGAACGGACTGGTGGCGCCGATGGATCGGGCCAATGTCGATACCGACGCGATTATTCCCAAGCAGTTTCTGAAGAGCATCAAACGTACAGGATACGGCCCGTTTCTGTTTGACGAGTGGCGTTATGAGGATCGTGGCGAACCGGAGATGGATTGCACCCATCGCCCCAAGCGTGCCGGTTTCGTGCTCAACCAGCCACGCTATCAGGGGGCGCAGGTGCTGTTGGCGCGTGAGAATTTCGGTTGCGGCTCATCACGCGAACATGCGCCGTGGGCGATCCTCGATTACGGGTTCACCTGTGTGATCGCTCCAAGCTTTGCCGATATCTTCTACAACAACTGCTTCAAGAACGGCATCCTGCCGATTGTGTTGAGTGATGCGATCGTCGACCAGCTGTTCAAAGAGACCTATGGCTCAGAAGGGTATGCCCTGACTATCGATTTGCAGGCGCAGACGGTAACCACCCCATCCGGGGAGAGTTTTAGCTTTGAGGTTGATGCCTTCCGCAAGCACTGCCTCCTCAACGGATTGGATGATATCGGACTGACGCTCACGAATGCGGACGATATCCGCAGCTATGAGGCCAGACGTAAAGCTGAGGCTCCCTGGCTCTTTTGA